The genomic stretch GCCGGGCCGACTAGTTACCTTAATTTGGAGACATAACTTATGAACAAGAAGCTACCATCAGAACTTGGCCTACAAGGAGGTTAGAAATCAGGAACTTCCTTAGAAGTTTGCAGAGGAGACTATTTGGAGAAAAACTAGATGGGAAGAGCAGCACCTAAATAGTAATAGCCAGAGTAGGAACATTGGTGTTATAAAATAATGACAGGTTAAATAGTGGCTAGATGTGTGGCTAAGGGTTCCACTAGGTACCTACTCATGTTTCCCACATCGACGCCTGTGACTGTTGGAGAGAGCTACCTTTATGTATCAAATTATAGTAAAAAGAAGTTCTGCAAAATTTTCTTCTATCGATTTTTACATACTAGTCATGTACATTTAGTATTGGCTATACACAGTATCAAATGTACCGTTCCATAAAATCGTTGTGTAAAGTAACAAGGTACAGTTAATTTGGAGCAAAAACCATAGTAACATAATTACTAATTCTTACTAGCATTTACTTTTATAACGCATGTATCACTCCTAGACACATCATATACAAGAATAAAAAATATCTCAAAAGTTGCATACATTGAGGATGTAAACACTAAAAAAGATCTGATTTTAGTTTTCTTAAAATTGTAACACAAATATTCTTATTAGGATTAGAACAACTTACATTGCTTTTCTCTGTAATAAAAGGAAAGGATTAATCATGATGGCGCTACACACATCAAAGTCTCCCTATTTAATAGAAGCTTATATATTCTCTAAATATTttatgaaattattttttttgattATGAATCTAATATTTAATATCAATCTAATGAATCTAACAACATCATTCTTGTATTATCAATCTGTATAAAATTTTAATTATTGATAACCATGTTAAAAAAGTTTGATTCAAATATTTGAGAATATGTGAATGAATGAATTAACATTTCAGAAGTCTTGCATCTAGGTTTCCGTTAGGCAGGCAATTGGTTTGGTTCAAAGTGTTATTTCAAATGTGCCTATGAACTTAATTTGTAAATAATATTGTTACAAGTTTCATGGTTTATCTAAGTATTCACCTGTAAATTACAACATGTAAATATGCCCAgcatatatatattaattaacTTGTAAAACAAACTTTTGGTCCGTTACAATGCACATGCGTTTTACTTTTACAATTACTAAGAGAGCATTGTTAGTTGGTACAACAACAAGATAGGGATATAAACCctcgcaaaagaaaaaaaagaagatgataGGGATAGGAacgttggaaagaaaacatgcaCCAGTGTCCAgtggttagaaaaaaaaaatacacaatGCACATATAAACCTTAGCTTTTGACTACATTGTACATGAGCACGAAGAGATCAATGAATTCATCATCGCACATGCAAGCTACTGTACAAGTGTACACGCAGGAACATGTTCTACAATTGGCCAGCTACACCTCGATCTCCAACGGCGTGAATCCATGAACATCTTCGCCGCCACCGCACTTGCGCTCCTGCAGCTGTTCCTCCTGTTCGCTGGCTTCCGGCACCCGCACGTACGCTGCCTCCTCAGGATACCTCTTGCACACGTACAGGTATAGTGCGACAACGAACACCGTCATGAAGGACAGGTACCACCCGAACTGCAGGTTGGCGAGCGCCTTGGCGCGATGCAGGCTGGCCTTGCTATGGCAGCGCACGGTGTCGCGGCCGTCCTCCTCCACGAGCGAGCAGCCCTTGGGCACCCGGCTCGGCACCCAGACCATGGCGCCGATGACCATGAGCCACACGCCATGGAACGTGATGCATGCCGACCTGACCAGGCTCACCGCGAAGCTCCGCGGGAAGCCGATGCCGAGGAGCGCCGTGGCGAGGCACGCGGCGACAACGAGCTGCAGGAGCCAGTGGAACTGCCCCTCGAAGCCGGCGTGGTCGGTGGAGTGGAAGTggaacacgagcagctcctgcgcgaagacgacggcgacgaggagcagGGAGATCGCGTCGCGGCACCGCGCCCGGACGCGGTCGAGGTGGAGCGCGGAGCCAGCGTAGACGAGGAGCGCGAGGCAGATGATGGCGTGCTCGTGGTTGTGCAGGCGGTCCGACGGGATGGAGCCGTCGGCGTCGAACGGGAGGAAGGTGGAGTGGTCGACGAACATCTCCATGGCGAACTCGACGGCGCTGCCGACGATGACGAGGATGAGTTCGAGGTGGCGGACGCCCGGCGCAGGGAACCAGACCGGCGCGACGTACGCGTCCGGGCGCAGGGAGAAGAGCCTGATGTGATTGAACAGGTGCCACAGGCCGACGGCCAAGAAGCCGGCGCCGGGCAGGATGTGGCCGATGCTGTTGCGCGGCGTGCCGCCCATGGCTCGATCGCCGCGCTGACGGTGGTTGGGCAACTGCTACTGTTCTCGGATCAACGGCTTGCTTGATGTTTTCTTGGGGTGCTCGCCTCGCGATCGATCGATGACCAACTTTTGCGAGGCTTAAAAGGTGGACGTGTACGCAGGCGGGGAGGGTTGGTCCAGGCGATCGATGTCGGGAGGGATGGACGTTGAGTAAGTTTGAATGATGCGAAGGAGTTGCTTGTACGacagtgtacaaagatagcatGATTGTTTGAAAACCGCGACTGTACTGTGAGAGCTGAGATCAAAGACCTGTATCTGTCATGAAAGATATGGAAGCTGTTGCGTACTTCAGTTTTAAACATGTTGATAAGACTTTAATTCATACCCAACTGAGAGAGCATCAGAAGAtgcaaggagccaaggaggCCAGCTTTCTCAAATCCCCAAACCTAATGCTTACCCGAACTGGCAGGCTCATCCTGTGCTCATGCCCACTGAACTGCCGTCTATGCTTTACCAACCTGCTGAATTTGTCACAGTACATTTCCATTGCCAAATGAGGATTATCAATTTATCATTGGAGGACAGGGATCCTCAAATGACCTGAAAGTATATTGTCCGGTGATGCTAATTGGACTTGTTAAGTGAGAAAAGTGAATCTGTTAATTGTTCCTTATTAACATGGTTTTGCGACTCTCTTAGCACTAGTACAGAGACACGTTAGACTGACAAGGATCCTTTCAGGTGGTCTCCACTGAGATGATTGCATTTTATTCAAAAGTTCTTCTCAGGCAATCCATGCAAGAGTCTTTGATTCCAGCAAAGCATAATACATCTAGAAAACATAGCGAGGTGTACAAGGAACCCCCAAATGATAATGACTCAGTTTTCAGTCGTGTGGAGTGACAACAAGGCTGATCTGAGAGATGACCAGAACACGGTAACAACAAGACATGTCATGAGTTTGAACAGCATTAGGTAGATTACAATGGGAATAACACAAATCATAAAATGATTAAATGTTATGGTTATACATGTGACGCTCGAAAAGCTGTTTACTGAAACTCCATCCATGAAGTAAGAAAATTTCAATTCCAACCAATAATAGCATCTGCAATTGTAGTGCACAAAGTTTAACCAAGGATAGGTTTCTATTTCCATTTTTTCTGGCATAATATCAGATTATGGGTCTGGCTAAagttaattattttatttttgtgtgtTTTGAAAGGGGCTTGCTGGTATCTGTGTTGCATTTGTCTCCATTCCTACCATGCTACAATCTACATTGCTAATATGTGATCATAAAGTTTTATCAGCTATAACATATTCTCTACCTGGTTTGGCTAATACTagcttccaatggttcactttTGTTGCAGCCCTCTAGGTTTAATCCGAATACTTTTACCTCCACGGAGTAATTCCAGTTAAGGTCACATCAGATTTTCGGTTCCCTTTTTTAAAGCCTTACTTATATTTTTGGTGCATATGGTGAATTTGTTACCAAATTGAAATCTATGCATGAAGAATGTCGGTGGTTTGCATCAGCATCATAGTAATGTGCATAGCACTATTTTCTGGTATTTAGTGGTAATGACATATTGTGAAATTGTAGCAACATGGGATTGAGGGTTGCCCTATGGTCACGATTGACGTGGCTTCATGGTGATCGACAATGACTTCGTGCTTCATGCTTCTGGAGTAGCATTAGTACTAGGTGGTAACACCAACATGTACTTAAAAGGTCTCTGGGGTGACTAAATTTAGACCTtgtactaatgctaatattagcACCGGACCTCTTGTTGGCTGGTACCAATGCTCCGGACCGATAGTGAGTTTTCCAATAGTGACAAATGGCTGGGAAACTCTAGAGGTCAATATCCAAACCTACCTATATAATATAGTTCGCAAAAAGAAAGCATCTGTGGCTAAAGTTTGAGTAGTTTCCTATAAACATAATCTTTAGGAGAGATTATTAGTGACTAAACTCGTGGATCCGCTTAACCTTGTAGCGAGAATTGCCAATATAATGAAACAATAGTAGAGATGTTTTTAGATGCAGCCCACATCAAAATGGACATTTTCCAACCGATCTATGCATAAAGCACTCATAAATAATGGAATACAAATTGCAAAACAACCTACTGTACAATCTAAAACTCCCCTTGAGGACTAAGATTTTCATGTGGTACCACAAAAGTGGAGTAATCCTAACCAAAGATAAATTAGCATGAATAAGTTGGAATGGTCTATGAAGTATTGCTTTTGCAACAAAGAAGAATCTATTTAGTGttttttttaccgaagtcagcaggggaagctcctacctatttttttataattttttttattccagatccATTTAATTCGCTTCCACGAGGAGTCGAACCTAGACCTGCTTGGTGCTACTCAGGtactctaaccactaggctagagaccCTTTCACCCATTAAGTGTTTGTTCTTTGACTATCATTTATCTAAGTTAATTTGGGGTGGTTTAATGTATGTATGTCTAATATAGCTCAATAATATTAATAGGATGTGAACTACATTAAAATCTTACATGTTAATTGGAGCTTCTACTCCCTGTTGGgagttagagcatctccagcagatcACCGTTCctcaatccaactaccatattggaAGAGCCTTTATCTTtcccttttcccaataattattaggacaacccaataattcaccccaactctccctaaataaaggaggagttgtgacactcccaatacggtagttggattgggatgagattattgaaAGACTGCAAAAGCAACGGTAACAATCCactttttagagcatttaaaaatacgtaattttttaaaaattttcttcAAATACAAACTAAACTCCTTTTCCTGAAATATTCAAAACCTAATTTGTAAATCAAACTATGAATTTAACTCACATGTGTGATGCATTTGATTGCTCtagctttcttttctttttttaacctTAGGAATATTTCCCTTCTCTAAAAATCCTAGAAATAATATTTGAATTTATTCAAATATTAATTCCAAATCCAAATCCAGTAACCCATCTATAATGAACCCTACTCTAATTTCTTTCTGAAGATTATCCAAATCTCAGCCCTTGATCTCATCCATCGTCATCTCCAAAATCCTAGAAGTACTTTCTTTTCTAAAACCCTCGAATTAATATTCAAAGGTAATTTGAATATAAATTTCCCAAATCAAATCCTAATGCAAACTCTCACCATGTCGCATCCTTTAGATCTCAACCTCTTCTTAAAAGTTCCCTTTCTAAGTCTTGTTTAAACCCACACCTCAAAACCCGTTTTAATTCCCCAAAACCTCTTCCAAATAAATAAAAGCCTTTTGAAACCCCACGGGCCGCCAACCTCCCCTTCCCGGCCCACACTCCTTCTGGCCCAGACCGCTCCCGTCTTCCCCTTCTCCCCTTCGGCCCAGCGCAGCCGGCCTGCCTCCCCTCCTTCGCAACCCACCTACACACGCGGCCCGTCGNNNNNNNNNNNNNNNNNNNNNNNNNNNNNNNNNNNNNNNNNNNNNNNNNNNNNNNNNNNNNNNNNNNNNNNNNNNNNNNNNNNNNNNNNNNNNNNNNNNNAATCGCCTCCCCGCAAAACCTCCGTTTCACATCCCCAAAAATTACCATAAATTcttcaaaaattcaaaaaaatcttAGAAACCTAACCATACCCACCTTTCTTAATCTCTACtcctaaaaaaagtaaaagtaaGACTATTTTTTTGTACATCATCTTCCGCTCAGTGGTTTCGTCCCGCGCTGCATCGAATTCCCTCCGTCCGCTACACAATTGTAGGATCTATGTCCTTCGTTCTCCGACCTTTCCTCCCTACCTCGCACActtccgccgccacccccgagCTTTCCTGCGACGGGCCTCCGTCCGCTACACAATCGCAGGATCTACGCCCTTAGTCttccgagctttcctccctaccTCGCAcaccttcctccgccgccgcgagcaccgctgccgccaccccccTTCAACaggccgcaccgccgccacaagcaccgccgccgccacccccctgCGACGGGGCAAACTGCCGCCGTTACCCCCATCGCCACCACCGACCGTCACCCTGCccgctcgccctcctcctctgcgcGCAGCCGGATCCACctggcctcctcctcttctcctcgcCGCACCTTCCTCTCGCTGTGCGTCGCCCGCGTCCCTGAGGCCTCCTATCGCCTCCCACAGCCGCCACCCCCCGAGCGCCATCCGGTCCCGCGtcgcccagcgccgcctcctgcccaccgccgccgccgccgcccctacgGTACGCTCATCCTCTCCCTGGACCGCCTCCTGTGCGCCGCCGACTCCGGCTGGCACGACACGCCGCCtcctgcccgtcgccgcctcaccACCCCTCGCTCCACCGACCGTGACACTGTCTCACCGGCCCTCCAGCCTTGGACACACGAGCTGCCACCGAGTCGCGCCTCTCCACCGTGGGCGATTGCCCGCTAGCCCGCCACCATCTTCCATCGAcgccccgccaccgccctcaGTCGCCATCATCGCCAAAGGTAGATGGTCATTCTCTGCTTATTTTGTTCCTGAGATCTGGCATTCATTGTTGGTAGTAACATGCTGTAGATCATGGTTTTTGTAGTGGTCTCTGAGATTGACGAGTCATGTCACAGATTTATCTCATTTCTGTTCTATTCCAACACGCAATCTAGATTAGCAAGATAGTGAAATTGCTAGATTAATGGCTTAACACTGGTGTTAAGTGAACACAATGGTAACTATATCAGACCGACATAGAACCTGCTGGGGATGATGTCTTAGGCTTTTAGGGATGCTCTTTCATGAATGCATGC from Setaria italica strain Yugu1 chromosome II, Setaria_italica_v2.0, whole genome shotgun sequence encodes the following:
- the LOC101770771 gene encoding uncharacterized protein LOC101770771, with the protein product MGGTPRNSIGHILPGAGFLAVGLWHLFNHIRLFSLRPDAYVAPVWFPAPGVRHLELILVIVGSAVEFAMEMFVDHSTFLPFDADGSIPSDRLHNHEHAIICLALLVYAGSALHLDRVRARCRDAISLLLVAVVFAQELLVFHFHSTDHAGFEGQFHWLLQLVVAACLATALLGIGFPRSFAVSLVRSACITFHGVWLMVIGAMVWVPSRVPKGCSLVEEDGRDTVRCHSKASLHRAKALANLQFGWYLSFMTVFVVALYLYVCKRYPEEAAYVRVPEASEQEEQLQERKCGGGEDVHGFTPLEIEV